The genomic segment CAGTCAGTTGGCCGGACTTACGGAAATAGATGCTATTGTGCATAAGGCTTTGACAGATAAAGAGATGTGTGCTTTGGCTTTGATTGAAAATATTCAGCGCGAAGATTTAAACCCGATAGAAACGGCTTTGGGATATAGAAATTTAATGAGTAAATTTGAAATTTCTCAAACAGATTTAGCCGGATATTGTGGCAAATCTAAAGCAGCTGTTTCAAACTCATTGCGTTTGTTGGAACTTCCCGAACATATGCAAGAGGCTTTGCAAGACGGTACTATTTCTGAAGGGCATGGACGGGCTTTATTGATGTTATTGGATCCTATTAAAAAAGAATCTCTTTTTCAAAGATTGAAAAAAAATAAAATGTCTGTCCGACAAGCAGAAGAAGCCGCCAGAGCATTATTGCAGCCGTCACCTATTAAGTTGCCAAAACCGCCTGAGGTTGCTTCTTTTGAAAATGACTTACAAGCCTCTTTGGGAACAAAAGTAGAAGTGCGTTATGGTAAAAAAATGTCAAAAGGTGTTTTGATTATCCAATATAATTCTTTGGAAGAATTGGATAATATTGCTAATCGTTTGAAAACAAAATTATTATAAGTTTATTTCAAACAAAATTACCCGAGTTCTTTAAAAAGACTCGGGTTTTTGTTTATTGATTGAAAAAAAGAAAAGGTATAAAGAAAAATTAAAAAGTTTTCATGTGAAAACTATGTTTGTTTTGACAAAAACAGCCCAAAACTCGTGTTCGCAAGCAAAACAACTTCTATTTTCGATTTTCTTCTTTTTTGCTTACATTTGTATTGTTTTTATAAAAAAACACAAAATAGGAGTATTTTTGTAAAAAATGAATTTTTGTCGACGGAACAAAATATAAAATAAAAAAACATACTCTTAAAAAAGGAATTTTTGGAACATAAGTTAGGAAAACTAATTTTCAAATATGAAACTTTATTTTTTAAAATTATGAAATAAAAAATTAAAATAGAATTTTTGCTATAAAAAAACGTGAATTATTCGTATGGATTTACTACAATGTTATGAGAGAAACAACTTCTCTTTGATGTAGAATTTTTATAATATAGTTGTATATTTACTGCTTGGTAAAAGATAGAGAGTTTATGGCATTGGGTCCCTTTTCAAAACAAGACCATGTGACGATTACTACTTTAGGACTTGAGTTTGCCGTAGCGGTAGCTTTAGGCGTAGGGGTTGGCTTGTGGATAGACAAAAAAATGTCTTCCGCCCCTTGTGCGACGATAGTTGGAATGTTATTTGGATTTGCTTTAGGAATATATATTATTGTAAAAGAAGCAAACCGATTTAAAGAAGAACCAAAGAAGGATAAAAAATAAAATGGACGTATCTAAAATTATAGAACATCATATTTTAGATCATGACTTAGGGGTCATGTTCGGTTCCTTTCATTTACCGATTACGGCACATACCTTAACCATGTTCGGTGTTAGTGTTGTTTTGCTGATAGTGGCGTTGCTTTTGTCTGTAAAAGGAAAAAATATTTTTGCTCGCTTATTAAATACGCTTGGCGAAGAATATGTATCTTTTATGCGTGACGGCATCGTGGTGCCTAGTATTGGAAAAGAAGGCCTTGCTTTTCTTCCTTATTTCTGCACTTTGTTTCTATTTATTCTTTTTTCTAATTTGGCTGGCCTTATTCCTCAAATGAAGACCATTACTTCCAATATTTCCGTCACGGGTGCTTTGGCTTTGTGTTCCGGCGGATTGATTGTATATGCCGGTATAAAATCACATGGCTTATGGGGTTTTATCAAAAGTTTTGTACCCGGCGGAACACCTTGGTGGTTGATTCCTTTGATGTTTCCGCTGGAAGTAATCAGCCTGCTCATTCGTGTATGTGTATTGGCTATCCGTTTGTTTGCCAATATGCTTTCCGGTCATATGGTGTTGTTAAGTTTATTGTTGATTATTTTTATCATTGGACAGATGAGTAAAATAGCCGGTGTAGGGGCTGCTTTTCCTGCAATGGGACTTGAAATTTTTATGACATTTTTAGAGTTGTTGGTAGCGTTTTTGCAGGCATATGTTTTTACCTTGCTGACGTCTATTTATGTAGGACTTGTTGTACATTCACATTAATTTTTAAATCAGCGGGTATATGACCCGCAAAAGGAGAGAAAAAATGGAACTCGCCGCACTTAAATTCGTAGCTGCCGGTATTGGTGCCGGTCTTACCGTAATCGGAGCCGCTTTGGGCTTAGGAAAAATTGGTAATGCCGCTTTGGAAGGAACGGCCCGCCAACCGGAAGCCGCCAATGCTATCCGCACGACCATGATCATCATTGCCGCCTTGTTAGAAGGTGCCGCCATGTTGGGTTTGGTGATTTGTTTGTTAACGATGGTCTTATAATTTTTATTTTCCGACAAGAGGAAATATGGAAAATTTATTGAATCCCGATTTCGGGGTTATGGCGTTGACAATTGTCAACTTCTTGCTTTTGGTTTGGCTTTTGCACAAATTTGCATGGAAAGGCATTATTGGTGCGCTTGAAAAACGTGAGAAACAAATTGCTCAAGACAAAGCAGCCGCTGCCGAAGCCCGACAAGAAGCGCAAAACATCAAAGCAGAATTAGATGCCAAATTAAAAGAAATCTCCGTCGAAGCCGCTGCCAAAATGCAAGAAGCGGTGGCGGTGGGTAATGCCCAAAAAGAACAAATCTTGGCCGAAACTCAACGCCAAGCAGAACAGTTGTTGACCCAAGCAAAAGCACAAATAGCTGCTGAAAAAGAAAAAGCCTTGCAAGAAGTGCGTGATCAAGTGGTCAGCACCGCGTTGGCTGCTGCTATTAAAATTACACAACAACAAGTAAACGAGCAAACGGCCGCTGTGGTGGTAGATGAAGTATTGCAAGAGATAAAAAATACAGGGAAAGGGCGTTAGTTTATGAAAAGTACAGACCGGATTTTATCTCAAAGATATGCTCACGCTTTTGACGGGCTTAGTACAAGCACCGAGCAGGCCTCCCAGCGATTTGAGGCATTATGTTTGGCGGCAGAATTATTAAAAAAAGCAGAATCTTTTATGAAAGATCCGGCCGTTTCTTCTTGTGAAAAAATAGTTTTTATACAAGAAGTGTTGCAACATGAAAAAACAATTGCACATTTTATCAGCGTATTACTAGAGGCCAAGAGATATTATTTGTTGGAAGAATGTATCCGGCAAATATCTGATTTGTTGGACCAAAGGTTAGGCATTGTGCGCGCAAAGGTAAAAACGGCTTTTGCATTAACGGACGAGCAAAAGAAAAAAGTAGAAGAATCCTTAAGTTCTTTTACGGGTAAAAAAGCCCTTGCGCAGTATAATACAGACCCTTCTTTGTTAGGAGGAATCTGCGCGCAAGTGGGGGATGTGTTGATAGACGGCACATTAAAGAGAAGATTTGAAAAATTACGGGAAGAATTAACCAAATAAACGGTGTAAATATGGCAATAAGACCCGAAGAAATAACCAATATTATCAAAGATAAAATTGAAAAGTTTGAGACAAAGGCAGACTTAAATGAAGTGGGTACTGTCATCCAAGTGGGTGACGGTATTGCCCGCGTTTACGGTTTAAACCAAGTAAAAGCCTCTGAGTTGGTGGACTTTGGCAATGGTGTCAAAGGCATGGCCATGAACTTAGAATATGACAACGTAGGCTGCGTATTAATGGGTGCAGATGAGTTGGTCAATGAAGGGACAACCGTCAAACGTACCGGTGAAGTAATCAGCATTCCGGTAGGGGAAGATATTATCGGACGTGTAGTAGATCCGTTAGGCCGCCCCTTAGATGGCAAAGGCGAAATCAAAGCCGATAAAGAAATGCCGATGGATATTGTTGCTCCCGGTATTGTGGAAAGACAACCCGTTAAACAACCTTTACAAACAGGTTTAAAAGCTATTGATGCTTTGGTCCCTATCGGCAAAGGACAGCGTGAGTTGATCATCGGGGACCGTCAAACCGGAAAAACCGCTATCGCGATTGATGCCATTATCAATCAAAAGAATTTGCCGGAAGATCAACGTTGTCTTTGTATTTATGTAGCCATTGGACAGAAAAACAGCACCGTTGCTCAAGTGGTACAAACTTTAACTGATTTCGGGGCCATGGAATATACAACCGTTATAGCTGCTACGGCGGCCGATCCTGCCTCTATGCTCTATATTGCTCCGTATGCCGGTTGTGCTATTGGGGAATATTTTATGTGGAAAGGCAAAGACGTTTTGATTGTATATGACGATTTGTCTAAACATGCACAGGCCTATCGCCAAATGTCTTTGTTATTGCGCCGTCCCCCCGGCCGCGAGGCATATCCCGGTGACGTGTTTTATTTGCATTCCCGTTTATTAGAGCGTGCCTGTAAACTTTCTAAAGAAAACGGTGGCGGCTCTTTGACCGCGTTGCCGATTATTGAAACACAAGCCAACGACGTTTCTGCTTATATTCCTACGAACGTCATTTCTATTACGGACGGCCAAATTTATTTGGAAAGCAGT from the Elusimicrobiaceae bacterium genome contains:
- a CDS encoding ParB/RepB/Spo0J family partition protein; this translates as MSRQALGKGLDALLKQTQEVLNNPTAVRPENPSGPSVQKISLEKIIPNRYQPRRIFDESKLQELAQSIQEHGLTQPIVVVYDVGLDKYEIVVGERRFRASQLAGLTEIDAIVHKALTDKEMCALALIENIQREDLNPIETALGYRNLMSKFEISQTDLAGYCGKSKAAVSNSLRLLELPEHMQEALQDGTISEGHGRALLMLLDPIKKESLFQRLKKNKMSVRQAEEAARALLQPSPIKLPKPPEVASFENDLQASLGTKVEVRYGKKMSKGVLIIQYNSLEELDNIANRLKTKLL
- a CDS encoding AtpZ/AtpI family protein yields the protein MALGPFSKQDHVTITTLGLEFAVAVALGVGVGLWIDKKMSSAPCATIVGMLFGFALGIYIIVKEANRFKEEPKKDKK
- the atpB gene encoding F0F1 ATP synthase subunit A is translated as MDVSKIIEHHILDHDLGVMFGSFHLPITAHTLTMFGVSVVLLIVALLLSVKGKNIFARLLNTLGEEYVSFMRDGIVVPSIGKEGLAFLPYFCTLFLFILFSNLAGLIPQMKTITSNISVTGALALCSGGLIVYAGIKSHGLWGFIKSFVPGGTPWWLIPLMFPLEVISLLIRVCVLAIRLFANMLSGHMVLLSLLLIIFIIGQMSKIAGVGAAFPAMGLEIFMTFLELLVAFLQAYVFTLLTSIYVGLVVHSH
- the atpE gene encoding ATP synthase F0 subunit C, which codes for MELAALKFVAAGIGAGLTVIGAALGLGKIGNAALEGTARQPEAANAIRTTMIIIAALLEGAAMLGLVICLLTMVL
- the atpF gene encoding F0F1 ATP synthase subunit B, with the protein product MENLLNPDFGVMALTIVNFLLLVWLLHKFAWKGIIGALEKREKQIAQDKAAAAEARQEAQNIKAELDAKLKEISVEAAAKMQEAVAVGNAQKEQILAETQRQAEQLLTQAKAQIAAEKEKALQEVRDQVVSTALAAAIKITQQQVNEQTAAVVVDEVLQEIKNTGKGR
- the atpH gene encoding ATP synthase F1 subunit delta produces the protein MKSTDRILSQRYAHAFDGLSTSTEQASQRFEALCLAAELLKKAESFMKDPAVSSCEKIVFIQEVLQHEKTIAHFISVLLEAKRYYLLEECIRQISDLLDQRLGIVRAKVKTAFALTDEQKKKVEESLSSFTGKKALAQYNTDPSLLGGICAQVGDVLIDGTLKRRFEKLREELTK
- the atpA gene encoding F0F1 ATP synthase subunit alpha → MAIRPEEITNIIKDKIEKFETKADLNEVGTVIQVGDGIARVYGLNQVKASELVDFGNGVKGMAMNLEYDNVGCVLMGADELVNEGTTVKRTGEVISIPVGEDIIGRVVDPLGRPLDGKGEIKADKEMPMDIVAPGIVERQPVKQPLQTGLKAIDALVPIGKGQRELIIGDRQTGKTAIAIDAIINQKNLPEDQRCLCIYVAIGQKNSTVAQVVQTLTDFGAMEYTTVIAATAADPASMLYIAPYAGCAIGEYFMWKGKDVLIVYDDLSKHAQAYRQMSLLLRRPPGREAYPGDVFYLHSRLLERACKLSKENGGGSLTALPIIETQANDVSAYIPTNVISITDGQIYLESSLFLSGVKPAINVGLSVSRVGGSAQRKTMRKVAGTLRVDMSQYQELEGFAQFGSELDKESQRQIARGKRMSELLKQDQYQPMRLWQEVLVLYAGTNGYTDEVEVSQVREYEKQLLSWAAAAQKELVEELDSAAELTDELKQKIEVALNEFKNIFESEK